A genomic region of Dunckerocampus dactyliophorus isolate RoL2022-P2 chromosome 10, RoL_Ddac_1.1, whole genome shotgun sequence contains the following coding sequences:
- the lingo3a gene encoding leucine-rich repeat and immunoglobulin-like domain-containing nogo receptor-interacting protein 3a gives MDVNLSQNVAWLLPFFFLLLMVNVRSSQGQGCPQRCDCIAKLKMVSCHGKRLSTLPEGIPLDSRILDLSGNKLRWVEHGDLLPFPRLERLDLSENMISVLEPNAFSSLQSLQSLSLRANQLKLVPMGAFSHLSNLTSLDLSGNKIVILLDFTFQDLKSLRDLEVGDNDLVYISNKAFLGLVGLRELTIERCNLTSVSSQSLSYLHNLVTLRLRYLSISTLEDQNFRKLGNLRGLEIDHWPFLEYISPHSLQGLNLSWLSITHTNLTSVPTSALRSLSHLTSLNLSFNPISVLESWGLRDLLRLKELHLVNTRLVMVQPYALGGLRQIRLLNLSANNLVTLEESAFHSVNTLETLRLDGNPLACDCRLLWILQRRKTLNFDGASPVCMTPVEVQGQALSAFTDSALFDHFTCQKPKIRNRKLQQISAREGQVVSFVCRAEGEPTPVIFWISPQRRRITTKSNGRLTVLKEGTLEIRYAQVMDSGTYICIASNAGGNDTYFATLTVSGLPLDAALLGNRTYYAGDLNDTNLNDTRVFLKFTLDLKTILISTAMGCIMFLGVVLFCFILLFVWSRGRGQHKNNFSVEYSFRKVDGPAASGGQGGARKFNMKMI, from the coding sequence ATGGATGTTAATCTCAGCCAGAATGTGGCTTGGCTCCTGCCTTTCTTCTTTCTGCTGCTGATGGTCAACGTGCGGTCCTCCCAGGGCCAAGGATGTCCTCAGCGTTGTGACTGCATCGCCAAACTCAAGATGGTCTCCTGCCATGGTAAGCGTCTGTCTACATTGCCTGAAGGCATCCCACTGGACAGCAGGATCCTGGACCTGAGTGGGAATAAACTCCGCTGGGTAGAGCATGGTGATCTGCTTCCTTTTCCCCGCCTGGAGAGGCTCGACCTCAGCGAGAACATGATCAGCGTCCTGGAACCAAATGCTTTTTCTAGTCTCCAGAGCCTGCAGAGCCTTTCGCTGAGGGCCAACCAGTTGAAGTTGGTCCCAATGGGGGCTTTCTCACACTTGTCCAACCTCACCTCATTGGACTTGAGTGGGAATAAGATTGTGATTCTTTTAGACTTTACTTTCCAAGACCTAAAAAGTCTGAGGGATCTGGAAGTTGGAGACAATGATCTGGTGTATATCTCCAACAAGGCCTTTTTGGGTCTGGTGGGTCTGAGGGAGTTGACCATTGAAAGGTGCAACCTGACATCTGTGTCAAGCCAATCTTTGTCTTACCTTCATAACCTGGTCACACTGCGACTGCGCTACCTCAGCATCTCTACATTAGAGGACCAGAATTTCCGTAAGCTGGGAAACCTAAGGGGCCTGGAGATTGATCACTGGCCCTTTTTGGAGTACATCTCCCCCCACAGCCTGCAAGGTCTTAACTTGTCGTGGCTGTCCATCACGCACACCAACCTCACCTCTGTTCCCACCTCGGCCCTACGCAGCCTCTCCCACCTAACCAGCCTCAACCTCTCCTTCAATCCTATTTCCGTCCTGGAGTCCTGGGGGCTGCGGGACCTTCTCAGGCTGAAGGAGCTTCATCTGGTCAACACCAGACTGGTAATGGTGCAGCCATATGCCCTGGGTGGTCTCAGACAAATCCGCCTCCTTAACCTTTCAGCTAACAATCTAGTGACCCTGGAAGAGAGTGCTTTTCACTCAGTCAACACTCTGGAGACGCTCCGTTTGGACGGGAACCCCTTGGCATGTGACTGCCGCTTGCTTTGGATCCTTCAACGAAGAAAGACACTCAATTTCGACGGTGCTTCCCCCGTGTGCATGACGCCTGTGGAGGTGCAGGGCCAGGCTCTGAGCGCCTTCACGGACTCGGCCCTGTTTGACCATTTCACCTGCCAGAAGCCCAAAATCCGCAACAGGAAACTGCAGCAGATATCAGCTCGCGAGGGGCAGGTGGTGTCGTTTGTCTGCAGGGCGGAGGGTGAGCCCACGCCAGTCATATTCTGGATATCTCCTCAGCGCCGTCGCATCACCACCAAGAGCAATGGCCGCTTGACGGTATTAAAAGAAGGCACCTTAGAAATAAGGTACGCCCAGGTCATGGACAGTGGAACCTACATCTGCATCGCCAGTAATGCTGGTGGAAATGACACTTACTTTGCCACGCTCACTGTCAGTGGTCTTCCACTCGACGCCGCCCTCTTGGGCAACCGCACCTACTATGCCGGGGACCTCAACGACACCAACCTAAATGACACCAGAGTCTTCCTGAAGTTCACCCTGGACCTCAAGACCATCCTTATCTCCACAGCAATGGGCTGTATCATGTTCCTGGGGGTGGTCCTCTTCTGTTTTATCCTGCTTTTTGTGTGGAGTCGTGGGAGAggacaacacaaaaacaatttcTCAGTGGAATACTCCTTCAGAAAGGTGGATGGGCCCGCCGCCAGCGGAGGGCAAGGTGGTGCACGCAAATTCAACATGAAAATGATTTGA